A single region of the Pontibacter kalidii genome encodes:
- the nhaA gene encoding Na+/H+ antiporter NhaA, whose translation MNETATTKPKLYHRIIYPLLDFIRAESFSGILLLFVTLVALAWANSPWAETYEQVWNTPFTIALGDYGLTKAAILWINDGLMAIFFFVVGLEIKREVMVGELSSFRTAAFPVMAALGGMLVPAGFFVLLNLGGEGISGWGIPMATDIAFALGILTLLGRHAPLSLKLFLIAYAIVDDIGAVLVIALFYTAEVNFLSLWVGFLLFGLLLVGNALKMRNIWIYSLAGVVMWVAFLLSGVHATIAGILLAITIPGRSKITEQEFITSTGEIVEDLHTSHLAETSDPDQRPSREAYQGAVYTIEANCEEALSPMHRLEHSLHPFVAFLIMPIFALANAGIFINADLVNSLTASVPLGIILGLVLGKPLGILFFAWLASATGIAAKPKAFSWMQLFGVGLLGGVGFTMSIFIANLAFAGSTILPLAKLAILCASVVAGVVAYLLLRFSGRKAMMDDVNV comes from the coding sequence TTGAACGAGACCGCTACCACCAAACCGAAGCTATACCACCGCATCATTTACCCGCTCCTGGATTTTATCCGGGCGGAGTCCTTCAGCGGCATACTTTTGCTGTTCGTCACCCTTGTGGCCCTTGCCTGGGCCAATTCCCCCTGGGCGGAAACTTATGAGCAAGTATGGAATACACCTTTCACTATTGCTTTAGGAGATTATGGTTTAACCAAAGCTGCCATCCTTTGGATAAACGACGGCCTGATGGCCATTTTCTTCTTCGTGGTGGGGCTGGAGATAAAGCGTGAAGTGATGGTGGGCGAGCTCTCCTCTTTCCGAACGGCCGCTTTTCCGGTGATGGCGGCGCTAGGCGGTATGCTGGTTCCGGCAGGCTTTTTCGTGCTCCTGAACCTGGGCGGAGAGGGCATTTCCGGCTGGGGCATCCCCATGGCCACCGATATCGCCTTTGCTTTGGGCATACTGACACTGCTGGGCCGGCACGCGCCGCTATCGCTCAAGCTTTTCCTCATCGCCTACGCCATCGTGGATGACATCGGAGCTGTGCTGGTGATTGCGCTGTTTTATACTGCTGAAGTTAATTTCCTGAGCCTCTGGGTCGGTTTCCTGTTGTTCGGGCTGCTGCTGGTGGGCAATGCCCTTAAAATGCGCAACATCTGGATCTATTCGCTAGCAGGCGTGGTGATGTGGGTGGCCTTCCTGCTGTCCGGGGTGCATGCTACCATTGCCGGTATACTGCTAGCCATCACCATTCCGGGCCGCTCTAAAATCACGGAGCAGGAGTTTATAACGAGTACCGGCGAGATCGTGGAGGACCTTCATACCTCGCACCTGGCTGAAACAAGTGACCCGGACCAAAGGCCAAGTCGCGAAGCCTACCAGGGCGCTGTCTACACCATCGAGGCCAACTGCGAGGAAGCGCTCTCGCCGATGCATCGCCTGGAGCACTCGCTCCACCCCTTCGTCGCTTTCCTGATCATGCCCATTTTTGCGCTGGCGAACGCGGGCATTTTTATCAACGCCGATCTGGTGAACAGCTTAACTGCTTCCGTTCCGCTGGGCATCATACTTGGCCTGGTGCTGGGTAAGCCGCTCGGGATTCTTTTCTTTGCCTGGTTGGCCTCCGCCACGGGTATAGCCGCCAAACCAAAGGCTTTTAGCTGGATGCAGTTGTTTGGCGTAGGCCTGTTGGGTGGCGTGGGCTTTACCATGTCTATCTTTATCGCCAATCTGGCCTTCGCCGGGTCAACCATACTGCCACTGGCGAAGCTGGCCATACTTTGCGCTTCTGTGGTGGCGGGTGTAGTGGCCTACCTGCTACTTCGTTTTTCTGGCAGGAAGGCAATGATGGATGATGTGAATGTATAA
- a CDS encoding MnhB domain-containing protein, protein MRTIIFATAIRYLTPLFLLFSVYILFRGHNHPGGGFIGGLIGSIAFVFHALAHGSDRTVNTYFRMRVYSQGKQPEHDTPQYMWDLVRANTWRRSEEVTPSNWRYYIIRVRPAYMMALGLFMAATSGVLGLLQGKPYMSAIWLEGKLPIIGTLGTPTLFDAGVYLLVLGMVLKMVFTMSKE, encoded by the coding sequence ATGAGAACCATCATCTTCGCCACGGCCATACGCTACCTCACGCCGCTCTTCCTGCTCTTCTCGGTCTACATCCTGTTCCGGGGGCACAACCATCCGGGCGGCGGGTTTATTGGTGGTCTGATCGGCTCGATCGCCTTCGTGTTCCACGCATTGGCGCATGGCTCCGACCGCACCGTGAACACTTACTTCCGGATGAGAGTCTACAGCCAGGGCAAGCAGCCGGAGCATGACACGCCCCAGTATATGTGGGATCTGGTGCGCGCCAATACCTGGAGGAGGTCTGAGGAAGTAACCCCTTCCAATTGGCGCTACTACATCATCCGGGTAAGGCCGGCGTACATGATGGCCCTGGGCTTGTTCATGGCAGCCACCAGTGGGGTGCTGGGGCTCCTGCAGGGAAAGCCTTATATGTCCGCCATTTGGTTGGAGGGGAAGCTCCCGATTATCGGGACGCTGGGCACCCCGACCCTGTTCGATGCCGGGGTGTACCTGCTGGTGCTCGGCATGGTCCTGAAAATGGTTTTTACAATGTCTAAAGAATAG
- a CDS encoding Na+/H+ antiporter subunit C: METLLPLMVGTLFAVGLYFILHRHLFKVILGLILFGLATNLFLFVIGGLSRGGSAIINEEHTIATEPYADPVPQALLLTAIVIGFGIQAFSIVLIRRVYMTFKSNNLDELQKENEAQ, encoded by the coding sequence ATGGAAACGCTGCTTCCGTTGATGGTAGGAACGCTCTTTGCCGTGGGTTTATACTTTATCCTGCACCGGCACCTGTTCAAGGTGATACTGGGCCTCATCCTTTTCGGGCTGGCCACCAACCTGTTCCTGTTCGTGATCGGGGGGCTTAGCCGGGGCGGCAGCGCCATCATTAACGAGGAGCACACCATTGCTACCGAGCCCTACGCCGACCCGGTGCCGCAGGCGCTCCTGCTCACCGCCATCGTGATCGGCTTCGGGATACAGGCTTTCTCCATCGTGCTCATCCGCCGGGTATACATGACCTTTAAATCTAACAACCTCGACGAGCTTCAGAAAGAGAATGAGGCGCAGTAG
- a CDS encoding universal stress protein: MNRINRLMVGLDLTAMDDSMVHYAAFISRELHIGTVYFIHVEKSLEVPSELLHGLERSGLPADEGIREMIMTKVGPAFQQLPQVHVEVLVEEGTPLKELLHWAKVKEIDLLLMGRKLRLRGTGVLAQKVLRTGRISVLFVPENTEPRLRNVVVSTDFSDYSVMAVERVLQVANEKTDIRVVLLHAYQVPTGYRTLGMSYESFDERMRGFAQGKYEKLTQRFPQMGGRTELALVRQEDEDDIGELVVVEAKRNRADLLVIGAKGMSAAALFVLGSVTEKILRHDLDIPLLVFKKKDEDMGFLDALLSP, from the coding sequence ATGAATAGAATCAACCGACTGATGGTGGGGCTCGACCTCACTGCCATGGACGACTCCATGGTGCACTACGCAGCCTTTATTAGCCGGGAACTGCATATAGGAACCGTATACTTCATCCATGTGGAGAAAAGCCTGGAGGTGCCAAGTGAACTGCTGCATGGCCTGGAGCGCTCGGGGCTGCCGGCCGATGAGGGCATCCGGGAGATGATCATGACAAAGGTAGGGCCTGCCTTCCAGCAGCTGCCGCAGGTGCATGTAGAGGTGCTGGTGGAGGAGGGGACACCTTTAAAGGAGCTGTTGCACTGGGCCAAGGTAAAAGAGATAGACCTGCTGCTGATGGGCCGGAAGCTGCGCCTGCGTGGCACAGGCGTGCTGGCCCAGAAAGTGCTGCGCACCGGCAGGATAAGCGTGCTGTTTGTGCCGGAGAACACTGAGCCGAGGCTACGTAACGTGGTGGTGAGCACCGACTTCTCGGACTACAGTGTAATGGCCGTGGAGCGCGTGTTGCAGGTGGCCAACGAGAAGACGGACATCCGGGTGGTGCTGCTGCACGCATACCAGGTGCCTACCGGTTACCGCACCCTGGGCATGAGTTACGAATCTTTTGATGAGCGCATGCGTGGTTTTGCCCAGGGGAAGTATGAAAAGCTGACCCAGCGCTTCCCGCAAATGGGCGGCAGGACGGAGCTTGCGCTGGTGCGCCAGGAGGACGAAGACGATATCGGGGAGCTGGTGGTGGTGGAGGCTAAACGTAACCGTGCCGACCTGCTCGTGATCGGGGCAAAGGGTATGTCGGCGGCGGCGCTTTTTGTGCTGGGCAGCGTAACTGAGAAGATCCTGCGCCATGACCTGGATATACCGTTGCTGGTATTTAAGAAGAAGGATGAAGACATGGGCTTTCTGGATGCTTTGCTGTCCCCTTAA
- the mbhE gene encoding hydrogen gas-evolving membrane-bound hydrogenase subunit E: protein MLYAILLGLFMAAVAPLLHRLLGRWVAVPMVLVPLLLLGLYLSLMPEVLQGQAVVQQYAWVPELGVNLQFRLDGLSLLFALLISFFGALVMFYASGYLEGDPLLGRFYLYLTLFMTAMLGLVTSDNIFGLFLFWELTSISSYLLIGYKQAEKEARVAAWQALLVTGLGGLALMAGLILISLAAGSYTFSGLLEQRPEVLGHPFYLPAVILILIGCFTKSAQFPFHFWLPNAMAAPTPVSAYLHSATMVKAGIFLLARLSPVLSGPDVWQFSLMAAGGITALLGAILALQHTDLKAILAYTTISALGLLVTMLGIGTDEAIKGMLVFLLAHALYKGTLFLVAGGVDHSTGTRDLNKLHSLGKQMRYTGTAASLAGLSMAGVIPFLGFVGKELLYEASLENYLMLGISLVTGVAFVAVAILMGYRIFWRKGEKKNQVPPHASFRLYFPPLVLATGGLLLGLLVSSVPLTLLQQGVRAISADPTLELKLSLWHGFTPVLGLSILTLLLGLALYLYLPRLRYRATALQPLYRFGPNAIYHRLFEQFLHGSKSFILWLQDGRLRSYVMYIMFFFCGLLLYVLWRDTPGIDFRERVYQLHEVRLYELVVLFLVISALVYLLGTRSRLTSIVVMGLIGYSAALFYILFGAPDVAATQFLIETLTVVIFVLLLHKLPAFIYLSHQFMKYKFIAISVVFGALMTYVMLLVQQQAVDSELKEYYGKASYLEAHGRNIVNVILVDFRGLDTLGEITVLAVAALGIFSLLRLNPEKGGKP from the coding sequence ATGCTGTACGCCATCCTTTTGGGTCTCTTCATGGCTGCCGTCGCCCCCCTGCTGCACCGGCTTCTGGGGCGTTGGGTGGCAGTACCGATGGTGTTGGTGCCGCTGCTGCTTCTCGGTTTGTACCTCTCCTTGATGCCAGAGGTGCTGCAGGGGCAGGCGGTGGTGCAGCAGTACGCCTGGGTGCCTGAGCTTGGCGTTAACCTGCAGTTCCGGCTCGATGGGCTGAGCCTGCTGTTCGCGCTGCTCATTTCCTTCTTCGGGGCGCTGGTGATGTTCTACGCCAGCGGCTACCTGGAGGGGGACCCGCTGCTGGGCCGCTTCTACCTTTACCTCACCCTGTTCATGACAGCCATGCTGGGGCTGGTAACCTCGGATAACATCTTCGGGCTATTTCTATTCTGGGAACTTACCAGCATCAGCTCTTACCTGCTTATCGGGTATAAGCAAGCCGAGAAAGAGGCGCGGGTGGCGGCGTGGCAGGCGTTGCTGGTAACCGGCCTTGGTGGCCTGGCCCTGATGGCCGGCCTGATACTGATCAGCCTGGCGGCGGGCAGCTATACGTTCAGCGGGTTGCTCGAGCAGCGGCCCGAGGTGCTGGGGCACCCGTTCTACCTGCCAGCAGTCATCCTCATCCTTATTGGATGCTTCACCAAGTCGGCGCAGTTCCCCTTCCATTTCTGGTTGCCCAACGCCATGGCGGCCCCTACCCCAGTGAGTGCGTACCTGCACTCGGCCACCATGGTGAAGGCCGGAATTTTCCTGCTGGCCAGGCTCTCCCCGGTTCTTTCGGGCCCGGATGTATGGCAATTCTCACTGATGGCGGCAGGCGGCATTACGGCCCTGCTGGGGGCTATACTGGCGCTGCAGCACACAGATCTGAAAGCTATACTTGCCTACACAACCATCAGTGCGCTGGGGCTGCTGGTAACCATGCTGGGCATCGGCACGGATGAGGCCATCAAGGGGATGCTGGTTTTTTTGCTGGCACATGCCCTCTACAAAGGCACGCTATTCCTGGTAGCCGGCGGCGTCGACCACAGTACCGGCACCCGCGACCTGAACAAGCTCCACAGCCTGGGCAAACAGATGAGGTACACCGGCACGGCGGCATCGCTGGCAGGGCTCTCCATGGCCGGCGTTATACCGTTCCTGGGCTTTGTGGGCAAGGAGCTGCTTTATGAGGCCTCCCTGGAGAATTACCTCATGCTGGGGATAAGTTTGGTAACAGGTGTGGCCTTTGTAGCTGTGGCCATTCTCATGGGCTACCGGATCTTCTGGCGCAAAGGGGAGAAAAAAAACCAGGTGCCCCCCCATGCCAGCTTCCGGTTATACTTCCCGCCGCTGGTTTTGGCCACTGGAGGACTGCTGCTGGGGCTGCTGGTTAGCTCGGTACCGCTGACGCTGCTGCAGCAGGGCGTGCGGGCGATCTCCGCTGACCCTACGCTGGAACTCAAACTGAGCCTGTGGCATGGCTTCACGCCGGTGCTGGGGCTGAGCATCCTCACGCTGCTGCTTGGCTTGGCCCTGTACCTGTACTTGCCCAGGCTGCGGTACCGCGCCACGGCGCTGCAGCCCCTGTACCGTTTTGGCCCCAACGCTATCTACCACAGGCTTTTCGAGCAATTCCTGCACGGCTCAAAGTCTTTCATACTCTGGCTTCAGGACGGGCGCCTGCGCAGTTACGTGATGTATATCATGTTCTTTTTCTGTGGTCTGCTGCTCTACGTACTCTGGCGCGACACCCCGGGGATTGATTTCAGAGAAAGGGTCTACCAGCTGCACGAGGTACGGCTGTATGAGCTGGTGGTGCTGTTCCTGGTCATCTCGGCGCTGGTGTACCTGCTGGGCACCCGGTCAAGGCTCACCTCCATTGTGGTGATGGGTTTGATCGGGTACTCTGCCGCCCTGTTCTACATCCTTTTCGGAGCGCCTGATGTGGCTGCCACACAGTTCCTCATCGAAACGCTGACGGTGGTGATCTTTGTACTGCTGCTGCACAAGCTGCCGGCCTTCATCTACCTCTCGCACCAGTTCATGAAGTATAAGTTCATTGCCATCTCCGTTGTTTTCGGGGCACTGATGACCTACGTAATGCTGCTGGTGCAGCAGCAGGCCGTCGACTCAGAGCTAAAGGAATACTATGGCAAGGCCAGTTACCTGGAGGCACACGGCCGCAACATTGTCAACGTGATCTTAGTAGACTTCAGGGGGCTGGACACGCTGGGGGAGATCACGGTGCTGGCTGTGGCGGCGCTCGGCATCTTCTCGCTGCTGCGCCTTAACCCGGAGAAAGGAGGCAAACCATGA
- a CDS encoding alanine/ornithine racemase family PLP-dependent enzyme codes for MAVLKLYHNKLQHNYNHLDEVFREHGIDWGIVTKLLCGHEKFLKEVLALGVKEVHDSRVTNLKVIKRMDPSVQTVYIKPAPKQSIPDIIQYADVSFQTELEIIRLLSEEAVRQQKLHKIIIMIEMGDLREGVMGEELVDFYESVFELPGISVIGLGANFNCLHGVMPTQDKLIQLCLYKQIIEAKFNREIQWVSGGTSVTIPLLFNHLLPKGVNHFRIGEALFFGLNLFTNETFEGMHDDVFELVTEIIELTEKPMIPSGVLAENPSGESFEVDESLYGKTSHRAILDVGLLDINPKFLIPKEENISVIGASSDMLIVELGENAQNFKVGDVLRFNLRYMGALSVLNSRYIEKEVVR; via the coding sequence ATGGCAGTTCTGAAGCTGTACCACAACAAACTACAACACAACTACAACCACCTCGATGAGGTTTTCCGGGAGCACGGCATCGACTGGGGCATTGTCACCAAACTGCTGTGTGGCCACGAGAAATTCCTAAAAGAGGTGCTGGCCCTGGGCGTGAAAGAGGTGCACGACTCGCGGGTGACAAACCTTAAAGTAATCAAACGGATGGACCCCAGTGTACAGACCGTGTACATCAAGCCGGCCCCCAAGCAAAGTATACCGGACATCATCCAATACGCCGACGTGAGCTTTCAGACGGAGCTGGAGATTATCCGGCTGCTCTCGGAGGAGGCGGTGCGGCAGCAAAAGCTGCACAAGATCATCATCATGATCGAGATGGGCGACCTGCGGGAGGGCGTGATGGGCGAAGAACTGGTAGATTTTTACGAGAGTGTGTTTGAGCTGCCCGGCATCTCGGTGATCGGGCTGGGCGCCAATTTTAACTGCCTGCACGGCGTTATGCCCACGCAGGACAAGCTCATACAGCTGTGCCTGTACAAGCAGATCATCGAGGCCAAGTTTAACCGCGAGATCCAGTGGGTGTCGGGAGGCACCTCGGTTACCATTCCCTTGCTCTTCAACCACCTGCTGCCAAAGGGCGTGAACCACTTCCGCATTGGCGAGGCGCTGTTCTTTGGCCTGAACCTGTTTACCAACGAGACCTTTGAAGGGATGCACGACGACGTGTTTGAGCTGGTGACAGAGATTATTGAGCTCACCGAGAAACCGATGATCCCGAGCGGGGTACTGGCCGAGAACCCCAGCGGCGAGAGCTTTGAGGTGGATGAGAGCCTCTACGGCAAAACCTCGCACCGCGCCATACTCGATGTGGGCCTGCTCGACATCAACCCCAAGTTCCTGATTCCGAAGGAAGAGAACATCAGCGTGATCGGGGCCAGCTCAGACATGCTGATCGTAGAGCTGGGCGAGAATGCGCAGAACTTTAAGGTAGGCGATGTGCTGCGCTTTAACCTGCGCTACATGGGTGCCCTGAGCGTGCTCAATTCGCGCTACATCGAGAAGGAAGTCGTACGATAG
- a CDS encoding GNAT family N-acetyltransferase: MANNNGISYQYYTPANHAALNQDEVLDFLFEHLDEYGDKREDIAKCMEYALSEAEGKGGSVLVARENDHVVGALILNNTGMSGYIPENILVYVAVHGSTRGKGVGKGLVQLAIDNTQGSIALHVEPQNPARHLYEKLGFSNKYLEYRLTR; the protein is encoded by the coding sequence ATGGCAAACAACAACGGCATCAGCTACCAATACTATACTCCGGCAAACCACGCAGCCCTGAACCAGGACGAAGTGCTCGATTTCCTTTTTGAGCACCTGGATGAGTATGGCGACAAGCGGGAGGATATTGCCAAATGTATGGAATATGCCCTTTCGGAAGCGGAAGGCAAAGGCGGATCGGTGTTGGTAGCCCGTGAGAACGACCACGTAGTGGGCGCCCTGATCCTGAACAACACCGGCATGAGCGGCTATATACCCGAAAACATATTGGTGTACGTGGCGGTGCACGGCAGCACGCGCGGAAAAGGCGTGGGCAAAGGACTGGTGCAACTGGCTATAGACAACACCCAGGGCAGCATTGCGCTACACGTGGAGCCGCAGAACCCGGCACGTCACCTGTACGAGAAGCTTGGTTTCTCAAATAAGTATTTGGAGTATAGACTAACGAGATAA
- a CDS encoding sodium:solute symporter family protein, whose product MHYIDLSIFVLYMVAMLGVGFYFLRKNKGAEDYYVGGRSMSSSHIGLSVVATDVGGGFSIGLGGLGFAMGLSGSWMLFTGLLGAWLAAVFLIPKVKSNPAFANFFTFPQIFGYYFNARVALLAGIISAIGYTGFTSSQILAGAKLASGTFINLDLNTALLIMGIIAVVYTVMGGMKAVIYTDTIQWIILMGGLIFIGIPVSFLAVGGIETLDFSRLLSPTYLAEQGGRSMAAIRATLPPEFLSLTSITWQQIVNWGITIIPIWFVGMTLYQRIYACRDEKTARRAWFIAGLFEWPIMAFMGVGLGMLSRVAAEQGMFDALGAGAVLDPESGLPMLLRTVLPVGLMGLMLSAYFSAILSTADSCLMASSGNIVTDVLSHFFKIDPDSPKTLRLSQLVTLLVGCFALWLATMMTNVLDLMLYSYAFMVSGLFVPVLGALFWKRRSSVAAFWAMLIGGVVTVTLQVSTLASPAPDADLTGLAHTLHPYFPSEVSQSWLSLSGFELRELVQRTLSAHSIVHISWLGLTFALPFHLDPNLFGLTASLIVYITLTFLYPDKKNNTPWQTTTASATNTILRQTTQP is encoded by the coding sequence ATGCACTACATCGACCTTTCTATTTTCGTGCTATACATGGTAGCCATGCTGGGGGTGGGTTTCTACTTCCTGCGGAAAAACAAAGGGGCCGAGGATTATTATGTGGGTGGGCGGAGCATGAGCAGCAGCCACATCGGCCTGTCGGTGGTAGCCACAGACGTGGGCGGCGGCTTCTCCATCGGACTGGGCGGTCTTGGCTTTGCCATGGGCCTCTCGGGCTCCTGGATGCTGTTCACGGGTTTGCTGGGGGCCTGGCTGGCGGCGGTTTTCCTAATCCCGAAAGTAAAGAGCAACCCGGCTTTTGCCAATTTCTTCACCTTCCCGCAGATCTTCGGCTATTACTTTAACGCGCGGGTGGCGCTGCTGGCGGGCATTATCTCGGCCATTGGCTACACCGGCTTCACCAGCTCCCAAATCCTGGCGGGCGCCAAACTGGCCAGCGGCACCTTCATCAACCTCGACCTGAACACAGCCCTGCTGATCATGGGCATCATAGCCGTGGTGTATACTGTGATGGGTGGCATGAAGGCTGTTATTTACACCGATACCATCCAGTGGATCATCCTGATGGGCGGGCTCATCTTTATCGGCATACCGGTGTCTTTCCTGGCTGTGGGAGGTATAGAAACACTTGACTTCTCCCGTCTCCTTAGCCCCACTTACCTGGCCGAGCAGGGAGGCAGAAGTATGGCGGCTATTCGGGCCACCCTCCCGCCTGAGTTTCTGAGCCTGACCAGCATCACCTGGCAGCAGATCGTAAACTGGGGCATCACCATCATCCCGATCTGGTTTGTGGGCATGACGCTATACCAGCGCATATATGCCTGCCGGGATGAGAAAACGGCCAGGCGCGCCTGGTTCATCGCCGGGCTTTTCGAATGGCCTATTATGGCGTTCATGGGCGTTGGGCTGGGCATGCTCTCGAGGGTGGCCGCCGAGCAGGGGATGTTCGATGCCCTGGGCGCCGGTGCCGTGCTGGACCCTGAGTCCGGACTGCCGATGCTGCTGCGCACAGTGCTGCCGGTGGGTTTGATGGGCCTGATGCTGTCGGCCTACTTCTCTGCCATCCTTTCCACCGCCGACAGCTGCCTGATGGCTTCGTCGGGAAACATTGTGACGGATGTGCTGAGCCACTTCTTCAAGATCGACCCGGACTCCCCCAAAACATTGCGGCTCTCGCAGTTGGTGACGCTGCTGGTGGGCTGCTTTGCGCTATGGCTGGCCACGATGATGACCAATGTGCTTGACCTGATGCTCTACTCCTACGCCTTTATGGTGTCGGGGCTGTTTGTGCCGGTGCTGGGGGCGCTGTTCTGGAAAAGGCGCAGCAGCGTGGCTGCGTTCTGGGCTATGCTGATCGGCGGCGTGGTAACGGTCACGCTCCAGGTAAGCACCCTGGCCTCTCCCGCCCCGGATGCCGACCTCACCGGCCTGGCCCATACCTTACACCCCTACTTTCCGTCTGAGGTGAGCCAGAGCTGGCTGAGCTTAAGCGGGTTTGAGCTGCGCGAGTTGGTGCAGCGAACACTTTCTGCCCACAGCATCGTACATATCTCGTGGCTGGGCCTCACATTTGCCCTGCCCTTTCACCTCGACCCGAACCTGTTTGGCCTGACGGCCTCGCTTATAGTTTACATCACACTAACATTTTTGTATCCTGACAAAAAGAACAACACACCATGGCAAACAACAACGGCATCAGCTACCAATACTATACTCCGGCAAACCACGCAGCCCTGA
- a CDS encoding GNAT family N-acetyltransferase: MDQPAFIVTVAQGQHIIHALQICTEMESSAKARGTGIAKRSPDYIAQKMLEGKAVIALHPDGSWAGFCYIETWGHGKYVANSGLIVSPELRKSGLARQIKKKIFELSRTKYPDAKIFGLTTALAVMRINSSLGYTPVTYSELTDDEEFWKGCRSCVNFEILQSKNRTNCLCTAMLYDPTKEKDFMALPVVEKKPAPKQSSVNERWLRHRQKPGQQQSGLHNPEMSTLKV, translated from the coding sequence ATGGATCAACCTGCATTCATCGTGACGGTTGCCCAAGGGCAACATATTATCCATGCGCTGCAAATCTGCACCGAGATGGAGTCTTCGGCTAAGGCGCGCGGCACCGGCATTGCCAAGCGCTCCCCGGATTACATTGCCCAGAAAATGCTGGAAGGAAAAGCCGTGATCGCGCTGCACCCCGATGGCAGCTGGGCCGGTTTCTGCTACATCGAAACCTGGGGCCACGGCAAGTATGTGGCCAACTCGGGCCTGATCGTGTCGCCGGAGCTGCGCAAGAGCGGGCTGGCGCGCCAGATCAAGAAGAAGATATTCGAGCTGTCGCGCACCAAGTATCCCGATGCCAAGATCTTCGGCCTGACCACGGCCCTGGCCGTGATGCGCATCAACTCCAGCCTCGGCTACACGCCTGTTACGTATTCCGAGCTGACCGACGATGAGGAGTTCTGGAAGGGCTGCCGCAGCTGCGTAAACTTCGAGATCCTGCAGAGCAAGAACCGCACAAACTGCCTCTGCACCGCCATGCTCTATGATCCGACCAAAGAGAAGGATTTTATGGCCCTGCCGGTGGTGGAGAAAAAGCCCGCGCCCAAGCAAAGTAGTGTGAACGAGCGCTGGTTGCGCCACCGCCAGAAGCCAGGACAGCAGCAGTCGGGTCTTCATAACCCTGAAATGAGCACTCTAAAAGTATAA
- a CDS encoding retropepsin-like aspartic protease, translated as MRKAGFFAIFLTCLFLLMPATKVQAQQPEQPDTVYFTSNRSKIVLPFKLVHNLIVLPVRINNSRPLNFILDSGVRNTLITQLYFSDSLDLNEFNRIKIRGLGEGYTVEALHSTGNNMYMPGVRGDNHTVYVLLEDVFDLSMRMGMPVHGIIGYDIFKNFIVKINYSSETITLYRPDVKLKKKRRAEEYPLHIEDSKPYLYGSVRQHNGDSLDVKLIVDTGASHSLSLYLPTNERLTLPPKVMQAYLGRGLGGDINGKIGRLEGFSLGKYKLENLTASYPDEEAVKLALNIAGRNGNLGSAILKRFTVIFDYPHQRITLLPNRRFKEPFNYNMAGFEISTPLPGANFYVVSNVVEDSPAKMVGMQPGDQILLINGRDCQELQLQELLNMLDSKPGRKLKLRLKREQQIINVDFVLQSRI; from the coding sequence ATGAGAAAAGCCGGTTTCTTTGCGATTTTCCTAACCTGCCTGTTTCTCTTGATGCCCGCTACCAAGGTACAGGCGCAGCAACCGGAGCAGCCCGATACGGTTTACTTTACCTCGAACCGTAGCAAGATTGTGTTGCCCTTCAAATTGGTGCACAACCTCATCGTGCTTCCGGTGCGGATCAACAACTCCCGGCCCCTCAACTTCATCCTGGATTCCGGGGTGCGCAACACACTGATCACGCAGTTGTATTTTTCTGACTCCCTTGACCTGAACGAGTTCAACCGGATCAAGATCAGGGGCTTGGGGGAGGGCTACACCGTGGAGGCGCTGCACAGTACCGGCAACAACATGTACATGCCCGGGGTGAGGGGCGATAACCATACGGTGTATGTGCTGCTGGAGGATGTCTTTGACCTTTCCATGCGGATGGGGATGCCCGTGCACGGCATCATCGGCTACGATATCTTCAAGAACTTTATCGTGAAGATAAACTATAGCAGCGAGACCATAACCCTCTACAGGCCTGATGTTAAGTTAAAGAAGAAACGAAGGGCGGAGGAATACCCCCTGCACATCGAGGATTCTAAACCCTACCTGTATGGCTCGGTGAGGCAGCACAATGGCGATTCGCTGGACGTGAAGCTGATCGTGGATACTGGCGCCAGCCACAGCCTCTCGCTTTACCTGCCCACCAACGAGCGACTGACGCTACCCCCAAAGGTGATGCAGGCCTACCTGGGCAGGGGCCTGGGGGGGGATATAAATGGTAAAATAGGGAGACTGGAGGGCTTCAGCCTGGGCAAGTATAAACTGGAGAACCTGACCGCCTCTTACCCTGACGAGGAGGCGGTGAAGCTGGCACTCAACATTGCCGGCCGTAACGGAAACCTGGGGTCCGCCATCCTCAAACGCTTCACGGTCATCTTCGATTACCCGCACCAGCGCATCACACTCCTCCCTAACCGCAGGTTTAAGGAGCCCTTCAACTATAACATGGCAGGGTTTGAGATCAGCACGCCGCTGCCAGGGGCCAATTTTTACGTGGTTTCCAATGTGGTGGAGGACTCACCGGCTAAGATGGTGGGCATGCAGCCGGGCGACCAGATCCTACTCATAAACGGCAGAGACTGTCAGGAACTGCAGCTGCAGGAGCTGCTGAACATGCTCGACAGCAAGCCCGGGCGTAAGCTTAAGCTTCGGCTAAAGCGGGAGCAGCAGATCATAAATGTGGACTTTGTCCTGCAGAGCCGCATCTGA